From Columba livia isolate bColLiv1 breed racing homer chromosome 5, bColLiv1.pat.W.v2, whole genome shotgun sequence, one genomic window encodes:
- the BMP4 gene encoding bone morphogenetic protein 4 isoform X1 → MAGMGSQARTNPTHARDTMIPGNRMLMVILLCQVLLGGTNHASLIPETGRKKIAELQGQAGPGRRSAQSHELLRGFETTLLQMFGLRRRPQPSKSAVIPSYMLDLYRLQSGEEEENLQEISLQYPERSTSRANTVRSFHHEEHLESIPGPSETPWIRFVFNLSSVPENEVISSAELRLYREQVEEPSAAWERGFHRINIYEVMKPLSERAQAITRLLDTRLVHHNVTRWESFDVSPAVIRWTKDKQPNHGLVIEVTHLHHAQTHQGKHVRISRSLPQGRGDWAQLRPLLVTFGHDGRGHALTRRARRSPKHQRSRKNKKNCRRHALYVDFSDVGWNDWIVAPPGYQAFYCHGDCPFPLADHLNSTNHAIVQTLVNSVNSSIPKACCVPTELSAISMLYLDEYDKVVLKNYQEMVVEGCGCR, encoded by the exons ATGGCTGGGATGGGGTCACAGGCAAGAACCAACCCAACCCATGCAAG AGACACCATGATTCCTGGTAACCGAATGCTGATGGTCATCCTACTATGCCAAGTCCTGCTAGGAGGTACTAACCATGCTAGCCTGATACCGGAGACCGGCAGGAAGAAAATCGCAGAGCTTCAGGGACAAGCCGGACCCGGACGCCGCTCTGCCCAAAGCCATGAACTCTTGCGGGGTTTCGAAACAACTCTGCTGCAGATGTTTGGGCTGCGAAGGCGGCCTCAGCCCAGCAAATCAGCCGTCATTCCTAGTTACATGCTGGATCTCTATCGACtgcagtctggagaagaggaggaaaacctCCAGGAAATTAGCCTGCAGTACCCTGAGCGATCGACCAGCCGGGCAAACACCGTGAGGAGTTTCCACCATGAAG AGCACCTGGAGAGCATCCCGGGTCCCAGCGAGACGCCCTGGATCCGCTTCGTCTTCAACCTCAGCAGCGTGCCGGAAAACGAGGTGATCTCCTCGGCAGAGCTGCGGCTGTACCGGGAGCAGGTGGAGGAGCCGAGCGCGGCGTGGGAGAGGGGCTTCCACCGGATAAACATTTACGAAGTGATGAAGCCGCTGTCGGAGCGCGCTCAGGCCATTACGCGCCTGTTGGACACGCGTCTGGTGCACCACAACGTGACGCGCTGGGAGAGCTTTGATGTGAGCCCGGCCGTGATCCGGTGGACCAAGGACAAGCAACCGAACCACGGGCTGGTGATCGAGGTGACCCACCTCCACCACGCACAGACTCATCAGGGCAAACACGTCAGGATTAGCCGATCTTTACCTCAAGGGCGCGGGGACTGGGCTCAGCTCAGGCCGCTCCTGGTCACTTTTGGGCACGACGGGCGAGGCCACGCGCTGACCCGCAGAGCTCGCCGGAGCCCCAAACACCAGCGTTCCcgcaagaacaaaaaaaactgCCGCCGCCATGCCCTCTATGTGGATTTCAGCGACGTGGGCTGGAACGACTGGATCGTGGCACCCCCGGGGTACCAGGCGTTTTACTGCCACGGGGACTGTCCCTTCCCTCTGGCCGACCACCTCAACTCCACCAACCACGCCATCGTGCAGACGCTGGTGAACTCGGTGAACTCCAGCATCCCCAAGGCCTGCTGCGTGCCCACGGAGCTGAGCGCCATTTCCATGCTCTACCTGGATGAGTATGACAAGGTGGTCCTGAAAAACTACCAGGAGATGGTGGTGGAGGGGTGCGGGTGCCGCTGA
- the BMP4 gene encoding bone morphogenetic protein 4 isoform X2: MDCADMPCLLDTMIPGNRMLMVILLCQVLLGGTNHASLIPETGRKKIAELQGQAGPGRRSAQSHELLRGFETTLLQMFGLRRRPQPSKSAVIPSYMLDLYRLQSGEEEENLQEISLQYPERSTSRANTVRSFHHEEHLESIPGPSETPWIRFVFNLSSVPENEVISSAELRLYREQVEEPSAAWERGFHRINIYEVMKPLSERAQAITRLLDTRLVHHNVTRWESFDVSPAVIRWTKDKQPNHGLVIEVTHLHHAQTHQGKHVRISRSLPQGRGDWAQLRPLLVTFGHDGRGHALTRRARRSPKHQRSRKNKKNCRRHALYVDFSDVGWNDWIVAPPGYQAFYCHGDCPFPLADHLNSTNHAIVQTLVNSVNSSIPKACCVPTELSAISMLYLDEYDKVVLKNYQEMVVEGCGCR; this comes from the exons ATGGACTGTGCTGATATGCCTTGCTTGCT AGACACCATGATTCCTGGTAACCGAATGCTGATGGTCATCCTACTATGCCAAGTCCTGCTAGGAGGTACTAACCATGCTAGCCTGATACCGGAGACCGGCAGGAAGAAAATCGCAGAGCTTCAGGGACAAGCCGGACCCGGACGCCGCTCTGCCCAAAGCCATGAACTCTTGCGGGGTTTCGAAACAACTCTGCTGCAGATGTTTGGGCTGCGAAGGCGGCCTCAGCCCAGCAAATCAGCCGTCATTCCTAGTTACATGCTGGATCTCTATCGACtgcagtctggagaagaggaggaaaacctCCAGGAAATTAGCCTGCAGTACCCTGAGCGATCGACCAGCCGGGCAAACACCGTGAGGAGTTTCCACCATGAAG AGCACCTGGAGAGCATCCCGGGTCCCAGCGAGACGCCCTGGATCCGCTTCGTCTTCAACCTCAGCAGCGTGCCGGAAAACGAGGTGATCTCCTCGGCAGAGCTGCGGCTGTACCGGGAGCAGGTGGAGGAGCCGAGCGCGGCGTGGGAGAGGGGCTTCCACCGGATAAACATTTACGAAGTGATGAAGCCGCTGTCGGAGCGCGCTCAGGCCATTACGCGCCTGTTGGACACGCGTCTGGTGCACCACAACGTGACGCGCTGGGAGAGCTTTGATGTGAGCCCGGCCGTGATCCGGTGGACCAAGGACAAGCAACCGAACCACGGGCTGGTGATCGAGGTGACCCACCTCCACCACGCACAGACTCATCAGGGCAAACACGTCAGGATTAGCCGATCTTTACCTCAAGGGCGCGGGGACTGGGCTCAGCTCAGGCCGCTCCTGGTCACTTTTGGGCACGACGGGCGAGGCCACGCGCTGACCCGCAGAGCTCGCCGGAGCCCCAAACACCAGCGTTCCcgcaagaacaaaaaaaactgCCGCCGCCATGCCCTCTATGTGGATTTCAGCGACGTGGGCTGGAACGACTGGATCGTGGCACCCCCGGGGTACCAGGCGTTTTACTGCCACGGGGACTGTCCCTTCCCTCTGGCCGACCACCTCAACTCCACCAACCACGCCATCGTGCAGACGCTGGTGAACTCGGTGAACTCCAGCATCCCCAAGGCCTGCTGCGTGCCCACGGAGCTGAGCGCCATTTCCATGCTCTACCTGGATGAGTATGACAAGGTGGTCCTGAAAAACTACCAGGAGATGGTGGTGGAGGGGTGCGGGTGCCGCTGA
- the BMP4 gene encoding bone morphogenetic protein 4 isoform X3, whose translation MIPGNRMLMVILLCQVLLGGTNHASLIPETGRKKIAELQGQAGPGRRSAQSHELLRGFETTLLQMFGLRRRPQPSKSAVIPSYMLDLYRLQSGEEEENLQEISLQYPERSTSRANTVRSFHHEEHLESIPGPSETPWIRFVFNLSSVPENEVISSAELRLYREQVEEPSAAWERGFHRINIYEVMKPLSERAQAITRLLDTRLVHHNVTRWESFDVSPAVIRWTKDKQPNHGLVIEVTHLHHAQTHQGKHVRISRSLPQGRGDWAQLRPLLVTFGHDGRGHALTRRARRSPKHQRSRKNKKNCRRHALYVDFSDVGWNDWIVAPPGYQAFYCHGDCPFPLADHLNSTNHAIVQTLVNSVNSSIPKACCVPTELSAISMLYLDEYDKVVLKNYQEMVVEGCGCR comes from the exons ATGATTCCTGGTAACCGAATGCTGATGGTCATCCTACTATGCCAAGTCCTGCTAGGAGGTACTAACCATGCTAGCCTGATACCGGAGACCGGCAGGAAGAAAATCGCAGAGCTTCAGGGACAAGCCGGACCCGGACGCCGCTCTGCCCAAAGCCATGAACTCTTGCGGGGTTTCGAAACAACTCTGCTGCAGATGTTTGGGCTGCGAAGGCGGCCTCAGCCCAGCAAATCAGCCGTCATTCCTAGTTACATGCTGGATCTCTATCGACtgcagtctggagaagaggaggaaaacctCCAGGAAATTAGCCTGCAGTACCCTGAGCGATCGACCAGCCGGGCAAACACCGTGAGGAGTTTCCACCATGAAG AGCACCTGGAGAGCATCCCGGGTCCCAGCGAGACGCCCTGGATCCGCTTCGTCTTCAACCTCAGCAGCGTGCCGGAAAACGAGGTGATCTCCTCGGCAGAGCTGCGGCTGTACCGGGAGCAGGTGGAGGAGCCGAGCGCGGCGTGGGAGAGGGGCTTCCACCGGATAAACATTTACGAAGTGATGAAGCCGCTGTCGGAGCGCGCTCAGGCCATTACGCGCCTGTTGGACACGCGTCTGGTGCACCACAACGTGACGCGCTGGGAGAGCTTTGATGTGAGCCCGGCCGTGATCCGGTGGACCAAGGACAAGCAACCGAACCACGGGCTGGTGATCGAGGTGACCCACCTCCACCACGCACAGACTCATCAGGGCAAACACGTCAGGATTAGCCGATCTTTACCTCAAGGGCGCGGGGACTGGGCTCAGCTCAGGCCGCTCCTGGTCACTTTTGGGCACGACGGGCGAGGCCACGCGCTGACCCGCAGAGCTCGCCGGAGCCCCAAACACCAGCGTTCCcgcaagaacaaaaaaaactgCCGCCGCCATGCCCTCTATGTGGATTTCAGCGACGTGGGCTGGAACGACTGGATCGTGGCACCCCCGGGGTACCAGGCGTTTTACTGCCACGGGGACTGTCCCTTCCCTCTGGCCGACCACCTCAACTCCACCAACCACGCCATCGTGCAGACGCTGGTGAACTCGGTGAACTCCAGCATCCCCAAGGCCTGCTGCGTGCCCACGGAGCTGAGCGCCATTTCCATGCTCTACCTGGATGAGTATGACAAGGTGGTCCTGAAAAACTACCAGGAGATGGTGGTGGAGGGGTGCGGGTGCCGCTGA